ACTACTCCACAATTCTCTTTTTGTACAATATTCGCCATTGATGTATTTTCATTCACAATTATAGGTATTCCTGATGCCATTGCCTCAAAAAGTTTATTTGGACTAGCGTACACATTGTTAGGAATACCTGGATCATATAATGCTAAAGTCAGATCAGCGTCAAGCGTGTTTTGAATTATTTCATCATATAAAACACCGCTTAAGTCCATACTTACATTTTTCATATCATTAGTCAACGCTAATAACTTATTTATATAATTTTTTTCGCCGCAGTACCCTTTAATAATTAATTGAACATTTTCAATGTCTTTTATAGCCGAAATAATTAGATCTGTGCATCTTTGCCCTGTTATTTTACCGCCTAAAAATATTTTAAATTCATTATCCTCTTTATTTTTTCTATTTTTCCAAAATAAGCTCTCTTCAGGAGCATTATTTATTGTTATAATCTTATTTTTAATGTTTTGACCAATTTGATAAATTCTGGAATCATCAGCAATTATGATGACGTCAGCAAACTTCATTGTAAAGTTATCCAGGTTCGAAATGAGTGGTCTTAAAAATCCTTCCATTACATCACCATAAAAATCAAAAATATCATATACAACTGGTTTTCGCTTTATTTTAGCAACTATAATGGAAAAGAGATATGTATCAAAATTAACCGCATGCAAAACATCCCATTTCATAACTAATAGCCAAAATAAAAGAAAAATCCACCAAACAGGAAAATAGAACAATGTTTTAACATGACCCACTGGAACATCTAATTTCAAACTTTTTACTTCTACATCATCATCTAAAATAAAAGGCCAGCTTCTCTCCCAAATAATAAGACTGACTTTATATCCACTTTTCTTAAGACTCTCTAGTTCCTTTTTTAAACGGGTATCTGGATAAGATATTGCCATTAAAATTTTATTTTCTTTCGGGGTACTCCTTTTAATTCCATGAATATCTTTAAAGTCATGTACCCCCTCAGAGGGCATTGCCTCCAAATCACAGCCAATATTTTTTTTAATAATTACCTGATCTTGATTTTCCATCTTTGGTGGTTTTTGCATCATGATATTACCAATTTTTAGTTGTGCCCCATAGAAGATTATAATAAAATTTAAGACAAATTTTTACCATTATGTTCTTAAATAACCTGCCACAGTGCTAGAATAATAAACTATCTCATAAAAAAGGAATGATAGGGTTAAAAATGGATTTTTCACAAATTTTTTCCAGTTAATAAGAAATGATGTTCTAATGGGGGAAACCTGAACTAATCCCCTAGATTTGTTCTCTTTCAAAAATTCTTTCATTGTCTGGCCGTAATAGTACTGTTTTGATATGACTTCCTTCAGAGTCCTGGGTTCGCCTAAATGCAAACCTTCAGCTTCTACAAAACCGATTTTATAATTTCGAGTTTTTATTCGGTTTTGTATGTCATAATCTTCGCCAAAAATCATATTTTCGTTGCATCCACCTATCTCCTCAAACACTTTTTTCTTATAAAACCTGGAAACATTCCTGCTGGAATCATATTTATAACAATCTTTTTCAAATTTCCTAATTTTAGCCCAGAAGCTTATGCTTGGATCCGGACCCCAATAAGTTGATACTGCATCACAACCACCGTTTTCACATTTTTCCACACATTCTTGAACCACATTACTGGATAAAACTACATCAGAGTCTAATCTATAAATATATTCTCCTTTAGACATTTCTACACCAATATTGGTTTGTTTTGACCTGTTTTTGATATTACCTTCACTCACATTAACATCCCATTTATTAGCTATTTCAACTGTCCTGTCATCCGATCCCGCATCAACTATTATAACCTCAATGTTGCCGTAGGTCTGATTTTTAATACCATTTAAACATTTTTCAATGGTTTTTTCTGAATTTAGGGAAGGTATAACAATCGATACCAGCGGATCAGTGGAAATTTTTTCTTTTTTCATTTACATACTCCCAATCCAATGTATAATATCCATTCAAACATGATTTAGAAATTTTAGTAAGTTTAAAGGATCATATAAAAGTATAATACCTGGATCATACATATAACAAGGAATATTTACAGAACAATATAAATCCAGATGATCATACTCTTTTTCGCTCATAATCCATCTCCAAAGTTGTGATTAATTCATTATCTTCCTGAGAAATTTGCTTGAAAAGGGAAATGTAATTTTCGGTGATCTTATCCCATGAGTAATCATTTAACACGCGCTGATAGACTTCATTCTTAAGATATTGACATGTTTCAGGATAGTTATATACGAGTTCAAGTTTTCTTGCAAGCTCAGAACTGTTTTTAAAATAAAATGCAGATTTCCCACAAACTTCACGGTTAAATGGATTATCATGGGCTATAATTATATTACGAGAAACTGCTGCCTCTAAAAGGGAAGGATTAGTTCCCCCAACCGAATGACCGTGAATATAAGCCCTACAATTCTGCCTGAGCATGTTTAAAAATTTTTGATCATAGATTGACCCCATAAATATTACATCCGAGGGCATATCGACAGTTATAGACTCAATTTTTTCCCGATATTGGGAACTGGTGAAATCCCCCACTACCAAAAGAGGGATGCTATCATTCATCTGGGAAAAAGCCTCAATTATGGTTTGAATATTGTTTTCGGGCTCCATACGGGCTACTACCAAAAAATAATTCCCAGGAGTTATTTTCAAGGAAGTATACCTTTTAATCTGCTCTTTAAAGTCGTTGTCCCTGACAATACGGCCATACGTGTCGATCCCATATGAAATATAAACTGTTTTGTCCAGATATTTTTTATTTACATAATTTTTCATCTCTTGAGAATCGACAATTATTTTATGCGCGAATATGGTGGCCATAATATGATTTAATTTCAGAAGCCATCTCTCCAATAGATTGAACTTACTCCTCTTCCACATGACTCCATCTATGTTTACAATAAGCTTTGACTTCCTACTGAGAATCAACGGAATGAAAAAAAACATACCTACTTCTATACCCAGGAAGTAAATCAGTTCATGTTTTCGGCTTAATTTTATCAGAAAGTATATATCCGAAAGATTCTCATAAAATTTCCTTAAAAAATAATTTTCAGGTGGTTTTATTGGAAAGTATTCCAGTGCTGCGCCCTTATAACTATTTTTACGTGAGTGATGGGATTCATATTCACAGCTTACCGAAACTTCATATCCTCTTTCTACCAGATTTTCAGTTAATCCCTGTGCAAATGTTTCAAATCCCCCATATTTGGCAGGTATACCTCTTGAACCTACAATTGCAATTTTCATATTGGCACCTATTTTAAAACGATATTATACCCCAGTTAACTCCTGTAAAATAATAACGTCCTGAATATTCTCCATCCATCCTTTACTGAGTTCAATTTTGGTTCATCTATCCTACAGTTGTAATTAATAGGGACTTCAAAAACTCTAAAATTCACTTTAGAAACTTTTGCAAGCATTTCAGCCTCCAATTCAAATCCATTAGAATCTATACCTGTTTGCAACAGATATTCTATAACTTTTCTTTTAAAAGCCCAGTATCCAGTACAGACATCTGATATGTTAATATAAAATAAACTTGCAACGAAACTCAGGATATGATTACCAACTAAATTAAGTTTACTAATAGAACCATCTTTTCTTTCACCATTCAACCGAGACCCGAGAACTAAATCTGCTTTATCTTCTACTAACCGTTTTATAAGATTTGAAGCATCTTTAGGATCATATGTATTATCTGCATCCATCATTACAACATAATCCGAATTAACTTTTTCAAAACCTTTTCTTATTGCATTACCTTTTCCCTGCTTTTTTTCGTTAATTACTGTTACACCAGCTTTCTTTGCAATTTCCGGAGTTTTATCCTCCGAATTATTATCAACTACTAATATTTTTGAATTTGGATATAATATCTTGATATTATTCAAAAGAGTCCCAATTGATTTTTCTTCATTATATGCAGGAATTAAAAATGTTACATCTTCCATTACGTTCTCCCCTTATTTTTGAAATTTCGTATTACTCCATTCATCGAATTTCTATAATTCCTTGAACGCTTTTTTAATCCTCCACACTTTCAAATAACAATATATCCAAGGGAATCTCATTTGATCACCTGTTTTACCTCTGTTTCATTGTTAAATTCTGCGATTCTTTCAATACTACCGCTATTTATTTATAAAATAGCAGCATACTCATTTTAACCGTTTAAACTCCAGCAAATTACTTTAGCAAATTCCCTTATTTTTCAATGAATGAAAATAATCTTATTTTTGAAGTTCATACAAGGTACACAATTAACGTCATAATATACATTAAGCATATTTAGCGCATTTAACGCAGGATATAGCTCCATATTATCTGATATAAATTTTAATATCTTTGAAACATCTATTTGGAGAGTATCATCAGCCACAGCCCAACAAAAGGAATTTAAAATCATGTTTATGTATTCTTCAAGCAATTTACCGCATTTAACATTTAAAAATTGGACAATTACAACAGGAAAGTGGTATAAATTGCAAAAATAGTTATTACAAAGTCCAGCAAGCATTTTAGTAATATAATAATAAATATGAAATTTATGAGCTTTTGTTACCATTTCCGAGTTTAATTCAGATAATCCAGAAGAAAGATTAGTTATTATATAATCATTTACTTTTAGTATTAACATAGCTTCATTTTTATTTAATATATTCATGGGATTCCTTCTCCAGATAGTCTGAAATATACTATAAATTTTGAACTGTACATTTTATTGATAATAATATTCTTATTATAAGTACTATTTAATACTAACTATTATTATATTAATAAAAAAAAGGATAGGTGAACTTTAACCACCAAATGATGAAAATTGATAATTTACCTGTTATAAATTAAAGATAGTAATAAAAACCCAAAAAATATCCATTAAAAAATGAATAATGTTTATAAAAACAGGATTTATGAATTAATTAAAAAACAGATGAAAAAAAGCGCAGTATTGAATTATATAAGGCAATAAAACTGATTATGAGAATTGATATCAAAAATTAAGGACATCATAAAAAAATAGTTTTAAAATATACATACTCCACTTTATTAACAAAATTTCACTGTTTGCAGTAGATTTCAAAATGGTAATAAACTATTTTAATATATTATAAAAATTATTGTAAACATTACAATAAATTCGTTCATCTAGAGAATTCTAGAAGACATTGAAAGGCAAATATAATCCAATAAATTATTAATTTAACAGTTCAATTTAAGGAACATTAGAATGACAATATTAATTTATCGTTTATATAATGCTTCTTAAAAAGGTAAAAATCAATAATGGATTTTTTTTGTTGTATTAACTCTCCAGATATAACATTAATACATATAACATCATCATAAGGAGTAACCATTAATAATATTATATATTTACCATGTTAAAAGGTTTCTACTCCTTTTTAAACTGTAAATCAACATGTAAAAAAATTAAAAATTAAAGAATAAGTAATGCCAGATCATCGAAAATATAAAATAACTTAAAAATGGTACTAGTTCTATAATAAATACAGTGTAATATTTAATAATTTTATTAGTACATATAACAGTTTTTACAGTTTTATTATTTTTAAGAGTGTTAACCTCAATTAATTTAGATTTATGTGTCCTATTAATACAATTTTATTAAAGAGATATGTTAATAGAATTTTTAAACTTATTCATACATTTTGAACAATTCTAAAATATAAATAAAATATTCTGATAGTACCAAATTAATACCAAACTTTATAAGGAAGTAATAATAAATAAATGTATTGTAATAACGGAGGTGTTATATGATATCGACCGTAACAACCACCACGACAGCAGTGACCTTAACACAGGTCATGACTTACAGTATAATAGCAGTGATAGCACTAATAACATTTCTAGCATTTAAAGAAATTCTAAGCACAGAAGTACGCAAAAATGAACGAATACAAACATTTATCGAAGGAGCCAACGTTGCAATAGTTCCATTGCTGATGGTATTTGTATCTGTTGTAGGCTACAAAGTGGTGACAGTTATTTAGGAGGTATTTTGGATGGATAAAAAAATCGTATTAGCCATAATCCTAATGGTTGCCGTAGTAATGGGAGGAATTGCATATGCAAATATTCCTCAAACTGGATCCCAACAAAATACAGCCGTCTCTGGAAACGCCACTAATGTCGAATTTCAAAACAATGCAACAACATGGAAACACGTAGTAGCTGCATTTGACATAACCAAAACCGATGGAAGTAAGAAAAAAATCTACTCTGACTTATGGATTAAACCAAGAGGAACTGCAAATGTAGATTTAAGCCGTGCCTTAGGCTATGGAAATCAACCACTCCCCAAAGGAACTAAAATAAAAATGAATACATACAAAGACCCTAATGTCCCTGTTTCCCAACTCCCTAATGGAATTACAGATAGTAGAATAACCACAACCGCAGATCCAACCTTAGGGGGGCAATTTTTAGCCTCAATCACAGCAATAAGTAGTTCAAGAAAGATCATAACCAGCAGTACATCACTCATTATAAAAGTGAAAATTATCATTATAAAAGTGATAATATCAGGACCACTGTGTGTAAACACTGGAGGATCAACTATTACGCTACCATCGAACGGAAACAGCCAGATAATCCAAGGATCATGGCTACGTCTTCTCATTTAGACCAGAACATGAAATAACTAAAATGTAAAAAACCAAACCAGATAAATAATAAATTTATCTCAATAGATTGTTAATCTCCTCAAACATTACCAAAAACTCTTAAAATTAAAGATTCTTTACATTTATTCAATTAAAATACATATAAACAAGCAAAAACTCTTATTTTTGCTTTAAAAATCCCAAATTTCTAAATAATTAACGGTAAAAATCTTTGATTTTTGCGGTTGTAAACATAGTTTACAAATTTTAATGTTTGAGGCTTGTTTTATTCAAAGCCAAAGCTGGAAAAATAAGAATTTAAAATTATATACTCGAGTGATATAATGACAGAAAAAAGAAAACTATACATATTCACTGCAGTTATTATATCTGGAATTTTAGTTTTTGGAATTGCAAGCAGTGCCATTGAAGGTTTTTTATTTGACCAAATACCCTACAACTACACGTCTTATCTTTCAATACCCTCAAACTCCCCTGATGCTGCTTCTATCGATGGCTATTATAAATTATACGGAAAGGGGCGTAATTTTAATTTCCACATAGTCCTTCCAGGAGCTGAAGGCCAGGAAAGTCCCCTTGATTATACAGCAGATGGGCTTAACGGTACTGGTAAAATAAATGATATAAGCATAACTTACGGCACTATTACATCACTTTTATCAGGTAATTTTAAAAATGCCCTTTTCAACACTAAAATCAATGGTAATTACACCATGGCATGTGCCGCATGGACAGGTTACGGTAAATTCACAAATAACGGCCAAAATTTCCTGGGAAACTTCAAAATAGACGGAGTAATGACAGACTGGGAAGGAACATTCCAGTTAGTTCCTGAAAATAATCAAATAAGCTTAAAAACAGACTATATATTCTATCCACACGACAACAAAACTTCAAATAACATTAAAGAAGTTAAAAAAATCTATTATCTGTAGCTAACTTTGTTCCTTAAATGAACAATATTTACAAAAAAAGAAATTTAAAGAGAAATTAAAACGCTTCAATTTCTCAATATTTATTTTTAAAAACTATTTTTCTTCAATATCCATTACATCTGGCTCTAGGCCCAAATTAGACTCTACATCAACTACCTGCATTTTATGCACATAATTGGCTCCACGGAGCCCGGATAATACAGCCCCTATAGCACAGAATGCTGCACCTATATAAAATGACATTCTAAGAGCAGGCATAAATGCCTCTGCAAGTGTTTGTGGGAACCATGTAGTGCCTGTAAGTATCGTCAAAGTACTTTGAGGTATGGAAGATACAAACTGAGTTGGCAATGCGCTGAGTATTGTGCTTACAGGGTTAAAACCCAGGAATGCTGAAAACAGAGCACCTGTCGGTGGAATGCTGCTTAAAACTGGAGCTAGCTGTACTGCACCAATACTTGCCAGTGAAGATGTCATAGCACCAGGGAACTTCTGAGTGATTCCTACAATAACTATGGTGAAGAACATAGCCATACTTGCAGTAAATGCAGTCATTATTACCGTTGTTATCATACCTGAGGCAACTCCCCTGTCTTTTGGTGATACAGAATTCATTATGGATGCAGTGTTTGGTGAACTAAACATTCCCTGTCCTATACCCATCATGAATATTGCTGCGCCAAATTCAAGGTAACCGAAGTCATATGGAAGTGCTGCAAGTACCAAAAATGCAGCTGCTGAAATAACCATTCCAAAAGTTGCAATCCACCTTGGGCCGTATTTATCAGAGAGCATTCCAGAAATAGGCCCCATTACTACAACTCCCAAAGTAAGAGGCAGCATGTACACACCAGCCCAAAACGGAGTTGATTCATAGCTGTAGCCATGAAGAGGCAGCCAAATACCCTGTAAAAGGATAATCAACATGAACATCATTCCTCCTCTACCCATAGCATTCAGGAAACCAGCTATATTAGCATAGCTGAACATCTTTATTTTGAAGAGGTCCATTCTAAACATTGGGTTTTCTGCACGGTTTTCAATGAATGGGAACACCGCAAGCAGTGCAAATCCTATAATCATTGATACAATTACCCATGGATTATGCCAGCCCATAGCGTCATTACCATAAGGCATTAAACCATAGGTTATTCCAAGTAATATGCTTGTTATTGAGGCAACAAAGACTATATTACCTACAATATCGATTTTTGTATTTGGATCCCTGTATGATATCTCCTTAAGTTTAAGGAACGACCAGATGGTACCCAATAGTCCAAAGGGCACGCTGACCAGGAAAACAAATCTCCAGTCATATATTGCAAGAATACCGCCAAGCAGCAGCCCAATAAACTGTCCTGACATGAATGCAACCATGTTGATACCCAATGCTTTACCTCTCTCGCTGACAGGGAAGGCATCAGTTAATAATGCTGAACCATTCGCCATTAAGAATGCAGCGCCTATTGCCTGAATAATCCTGAATGCAATAATTTCTATAGCGCCAATGTCACCTGTTCCTGGAGTTAAATAGAGAAGGATAGAACCAACTGTAAATATTAAAAATCCAATCTTAAACAGCTTTACCCTACCATAAATATCCGACAAACGCCCGAAACCAAGCATTAATGTTGCTGTTACCAGACTGTATCCCATCAGTATCCACAGGAGATACTGGAATGAATTGAGGGGGTCAATATGAATACCATTGAAAATGGCAGGTAATGAAATTAAAGTTATACTTCCATTAATTGAGCTCATTAACCCTGACATTATAACGTTGATCATTACGACCCATTTATAATCAAGCCCACGTTTTTTTCCTATACTTTTGCCTGAAACTGTACTGTTCAACTGATCACCTGTTAATTAAATGAAATAGCATTCTCTCTGGAGCTAATATTTATTTAAAATACGTTGAGATGCTGTATTACGTAAAATTAAGTTTAATACGTTTTATTTAAATGTTGATTTATTATTAAAATAAAATTTTAAAATTATAACCTATTCATCTTTTTTATTATCTATATCTCCATAATCTTTATTTTCAACTATTTGAAGGGCGATATCTTTCATTGTATCTGCTTTTGCAAGCAAATCTTCCGCTTTCATAATTAAGATTCCTTTGCCTTCAAGTCCCCGCACAACTAGAGTATCTCCGCTTTGTATATCGAATAATTCCCTAATACATTTGGGAATTACGATTTGACCCCGTTCACCTACTTTAGCCGTGCTGAGAACACATTTTCTGTTACTTTTATGATTCATTTTTAACCACTTGAAAATTCATGTAAATCATATTTATCGTACTTATCACATTTATGCGATAGATTATATTTAAATGTATTGAAGTGAAGATCATATAGATCAATCTATGTACTTCAAATAAAAATATCCTATAACTAATTAGAACTTATAAAGCAAATACAATTACTAAATATTAAAAAAAAGCCGTTTAAAATAATATTTTACTTAAACAGCGAATTTTTACCTATTAAAAATGGTTTTAAAGACATACTATGTTTTATTTAAAATGACAGTATGTCCCATTCAATTATTATCCAGATCCATTATAAATCCTTAAAATAAAATTTTACAGTCATATCTAAAAACAGAACCGATAAAGTACCATAATACTAAAATAACAATTAAGGCTCTGTTTAAAAAATTGTTTTTATTGCTATATAAATCTATCGGCTGTCCGATACTTGTAAAATTAACCTGAAAATTTGAGGTCATTTTATTTTTTTTCAAGTTAATTTAGCCTTAATTATGTTAATAATGAAATATAATACCTAAAAACCATTATAAATACCGTTTTCATTAAGTAAAACTGCATATCCAAATTATATATCCTAAATTTTATGATCCCTAAATATTTAATTTCCAAAGGTTAATCCCCATTATAAAACCGTATTTTCCTATCATTCATCTAGAAGTAAATATTTATAGTTTACAAACCAAATATAATACTGACTCAAAAAATGAGGCCGATAAAATGCATGATAGAAGATATAGAAAAAGGACTATTTTAGATAGGAAAGGTTTAATTGAAAGAATGCTTGAAGACACATCCCGAACAATTGACAGTATGAAGCAGGACCTTGAAAGGTCAGTTGTTGATTACACATTCGTCCCAGGGAAGGATATAATTGAAACTGACGAAAGTGTAATTGTACATGTGGACCTGCCAGGCATCAATAAAGAAGATATCGAATTAAACCTGACTGAAACCAAATTGAAAGTTAAAGCAGACTTCAATATTGAACTTGAAGTGGAACATGGAAATTATATAACCCTCCATGATAGGAAATCTGGTGTCATGAGGAGGACTGTGAGGTTCCCTAAAAAGGTGATACCTAATGAAGCGGAAGCTACTTTTGAACATGGTGTTTTAACTGTTGAAGCTCCAAAATTAGAAAAAGAAGAAAGTTTCAGCGTGAAAATTAAATAACAAAAGAATTTTATTTAATTTTACTATTTTTTATTTAGAGATCAAATTCTAGAACATAAAAATTACTATTATTAAAAATAATATAATCACTCCTATTTCTTAATTAACTATCCAAAACTTAATCATTATTTCCCATTAATTCATATTATGCGATTAATTCCCAAAATGTACATAAATGACATGACCAGTATACATGTGGCTGTCTATTTATGGTAATTTCTCAATAGATCTAATTTGGATATCTGGATTTGAAAGGGAGATATTTATTTCGTTATATTACTGTATAGCGAACTATGTGGAAAATACATTAAAAAAAGATTTTTTTTGAAAATCCTAATTCCAGAAAGGATATTATACACATATGCTAAAATAGTAATAACTATTAACCATGAAAATCAATTAGTAGTTATGGATCTTAAACGGACTGCCTCAGTGTCATTATTAGCATTTATTTTACTGGGTTTGTGTCTCTATTACCATAATTATTATGATGATAACCTGAAATATCCATCTACAGAAGCCATTGAATCACATTACCCTGAAGGCTCGCTGGTATACATCACTGGAAGTGTAACCAAGCCTACTAAAAATGGGTTCAATCTTAGAGACGGCAATAACCTGGATATAGTTTACAATGTAACATCCAACAAAAAGGTTCAACCAATAGATTATATACAGCTGCTCGGGATACTGGGACACAATTATACTATTAACAGCACTGAAATATATGCTGAAACAAACCAGGGTTATGAATTTATAATATTCAGGTCTGCACTTGCTTTAATTGTCTTTATTTTAATATTTTTATGGTACTGGAAGTTTGACTTTAAACGGATTGAATTCATCAGGAGGCAGTAAAATGCCGGACTGGATTACACACCTGCTGGCTGCATGGATGATCTGCACGATCCTGAGCTTTAAATACAAGCAGATTAACCCTGCTTATACTGTGGTGTGCATGGCAGGGGCTCTCATACCTGACCTGTTCAAAGTGGTGATACCCCTGGGATTTATGGGCTTTAAAATGGAAAATTATTTAATGCCAGTTCACCTGCCAATAGGTTCCCTGATCATTGCATGCATATTCACCCTCTTTTTTAAGGAAAATAGAAAATTAGTCCTGTCGCTTCTGGTGCTGGGGGTTATGACCCATTACGCACTTGACCTACTCCTAATTAATTTAGGCGGAGGTATGGCACTGCTGTTCCCCTTGTCATGGACTAAATGGACCCTTAACATTATACCCGACGATGATTTAAATATCACCATACTTGCAGTAGGGCTTACCATGGTTGTTTATGTTGTTAGTTCCTGGGTTAGAAGAAGGAGTGGTTCAGGTAAAATTTAATCACTTTTTCAATTCAAATTCTGATTTCTGTGTTTGAATAAATTTGTTATACAATTGAATACAATTTTTGTTCACTTTGAAAATATTCACCCTCCCCCTTAAAGAGAAAAAAAAATAGTGTCGGAAATAGCCGCCCACCCCTACGTGTTTTATCTGCTTTTAACTAATAATAGAGGATGTATAACCAGGTTATCCCCCTTTCATGGGAAAAATGAGCATGCCATACATGAATGATTTAAATATTACAGTGCTTGTAATATGGCTCAGTGCATTTGTTTACTTTGTTTGTCGGATTTAAAAAGAGGAATAATTGGGAATAAAGCATTAACTATAAAATAGGGCATTAAATACAGAACTGGACTTATAGATTTATTAATTGTATTTTATATTAGGGGCATGATAAAGAATTGAAGGAAATTTTCACATAAAATAGAAATATTTATTATGATAATCTACCAATTTAGTATTATGGAATTAATAAACAATAAAATTCCAAAACGGTTTATGTCTTTAGACATTGCACGGGGAATTGCAGTCCTTTTAATGGTAGAAGCCCATATTAGATTTATTGTGCCAGTTTTATCACAATGGGCATATTTATTTGCAGCACCCTCATTTATTTTCATATCAGGGGTAAGTTATCAATTATTAATTCAGTCAAGGCAAAATAAAGTAAGATCCTCCATTTACTTAGAAGTATTATGGAGAGCTGTATTATTATTTTTATTAACAGCTTCAGTGACGTTAATAGGGAATCTATTCCTTTCTAGAGATGTATCTATATTTATTGGTGATATTTTTCTAATAATAGCAGTTGGTTATATTATAGGGCTACTTATTAAAAATAGTATCAAGCTGAAAGTGATTACAATCCTCCTAATTTATTTATTGACATTTATAATTACCAGTTACCATATCCAGTCTTTATTATTTTTGACTGGAAGTATACAAATATTACCTGGAGTTTGTTATTTCATTGTTGGCCAAATTGCATTTGAAGCCTACAAAAACAAGAATTTAAATTTAAAAACCAGTAACAAATTTTTAGCATATGCAGCAGTATTTATAGCAGTAAATTTGGGGATATTATATTTAATTCCATATAATTTTACAATTCAAGGGCGTGATTTTTTCCTAGAGTTTTTAACCATATCAAGCATTATGACTTTTATTACATTCTTACTTTT
The Methanobacterium bryantii genome window above contains:
- a CDS encoding glycosyltransferase, yielding MKKEKISTDPLVSIVIPSLNSEKTIEKCLNGIKNQTYGNIEVIIVDAGSDDRTVEIANKWDVNVSEGNIKNRSKQTNIGVEMSKGEYIYRLDSDVVLSSNVVQECVEKCENGGCDAVSTYWGPDPSISFWAKIRKFEKDCYKYDSSRNVSRFYKKKVFEEIGGCNENMIFGEDYDIQNRIKTRNYKIGFVEAEGLHLGEPRTLKEVISKQYYYGQTMKEFLKENKSRGLVQVSPIRTSFLINWKKFVKNPFLTLSFLFYEIVYYSSTVAGYLRT
- a CDS encoding glycosyltransferase family 4 protein; this translates as MMQKPPKMENQDQVIIKKNIGCDLEAMPSEGVHDFKDIHGIKRSTPKENKILMAISYPDTRLKKELESLKKSGYKVSLIIWERSWPFILDDDVEVKSLKLDVPVGHVKTLFYFPVWWIFLLFWLLVMKWDVLHAVNFDTYLFSIIVAKIKRKPVVYDIFDFYGDVMEGFLRPLISNLDNFTMKFADVIIIADDSRIYQIGQNIKNKIITINNAPEESLFWKNRKNKEDNEFKIFLGGKITGQRCTDLIISAIKDIENVQLIIKGYCGEKNYINKLLALTNDMKNVSMDLSGVLYDEIIQNTLDADLTLALYDPGIPNNVYASPNKLFEAMASGIPIIVNENTSMANIVQKENCGVVIPYGDKESLIGAISCLKDNEGLRKRLGYNGRKAYENKYNWKIMENRLNSIYHQVLKG
- a CDS encoding glycosyltransferase family 2 protein; the protein is MEDVTFLIPAYNEEKSIGTLLNNIKILYPNSKILVVDNNSEDKTPEIAKKAGVTVINEKKQGKGNAIRKGFEKVNSDYVVMMDADNTYDPKDASNLIKRLVEDKADLVLGSRLNGERKDGSISKLNLVGNHILSFVASLFYINISDVCTGYWAFKRKVIEYLLQTGIDSNGFELEAEMLAKVSKVNFRVFEVPINYNCRIDEPKLNSVKDGWRIFRTLLFYRS
- a CDS encoding DUF1972 domain-containing protein; its protein translation is MKIAIVGSRGIPAKYGGFETFAQGLTENLVERGYEVSVSCEYESHHSRKNSYKGAALEYFPIKPPENYFLRKFYENLSDIYFLIKLSRKHELIYFLGIEVGMFFFIPLILSRKSKLIVNIDGVMWKRSKFNLLERWLLKLNHIMATIFAHKIIVDSQEMKNYVNKKYLDKTVYISYGIDTYGRIVRDNDFKEQIKRYTSLKITPGNYFLVVARMEPENNIQTIIEAFSQMNDSIPLLVVGDFTSSQYREKIESITVDMPSDVIFMGSIYDQKFLNMLRQNCRAYIHGHSVGGTNPSLLEAAVSRNIIIAHDNPFNREVCGKSAFYFKNSSELARKLELVYNYPETCQYLKNEVYQRVLNDYSWDKITENYISLFKQISQEDNELITTLEMDYERKRV
- a CDS encoding Hsp20/alpha crystallin family protein, producing the protein MHDRRYRKRTILDRKGLIERMLEDTSRTIDSMKQDLERSVVDYTFVPGKDIIETDESVIVHVDLPGINKEDIELNLTETKLKVKADFNIELEVEHGNYITLHDRKSGVMRRTVRFPKKVIPNEAEATFEHGVLTVEAPKLEKEESFSVKIK
- a CDS encoding AbrB/MazE/SpoVT family DNA-binding domain-containing protein, translated to MNHKSNRKCVLSTAKVGERGQIVIPKCIRELFDIQSGDTLVVRGLEGKGILIMKAEDLLAKADTMKDIALQIVENKDYGDIDNKKDE
- a CDS encoding MFS transporter — encoded protein: MNSTVSGKSIGKKRGLDYKWVVMINVIMSGLMSSINGSITLISLPAIFNGIHIDPLNSFQYLLWILMGYSLVTATLMLGFGRLSDIYGRVKLFKIGFLIFTVGSILLYLTPGTGDIGAIEIIAFRIIQAIGAAFLMANGSALLTDAFPVSERGKALGINMVAFMSGQFIGLLLGGILAIYDWRFVFLVSVPFGLLGTIWSFLKLKEISYRDPNTKIDIVGNIVFVASITSILLGITYGLMPYGNDAMGWHNPWVIVSMIIGFALLAVFPFIENRAENPMFRMDLFKIKMFSYANIAGFLNAMGRGGMMFMLIILLQGIWLPLHGYSYESTPFWAGVYMLPLTLGVVVMGPISGMLSDKYGPRWIATFGMVISAAAFLVLAALPYDFGYLEFGAAIFMMGIGQGMFSSPNTASIMNSVSPKDRGVASGMITTVIMTAFTASMAMFFTIVIVGITQKFPGAMTSSLASIGAVQLAPVLSSIPPTGALFSAFLGFNPVSTILSALPTQFVSSIPQSTLTILTGTTWFPQTLAEAFMPALRMSFYIGAAFCAIGAVLSGLRGANYVHKMQVVDVESNLGLEPDVMDIEEK